TGCCTCAAATGGTCGGTTTGACCATCGCGGTTCATAATGGACGTCAACACGTACCCGTCTTCGTTAACGAAGATATGGTTGGTCACAAGCTGGGCGAATTCGCCGCTACCCGTACATATCGCGGGCATGCTGCGGATAAGAAAGCCAAGAAGCGCTAAGAGGGCATCGAGATGCAAGAAATAGCTGCTGTACATAAAGGCGCTAATATTTCAGCTCAGAAGACTCGCTTGGTTGCTGACCAGATCCGCGGGAAATCAGTTGATGAAGCGCTCAATATTTTGAGTTTTAGCAAGAAAAAAGCGGCTGAGCTGCTCAAGAAGGTTCTTGAGTCTGCCATCGCAAATGCTGAACACAACGAAGGGGCCGATGTTGATGAGCTCAAGGTTACTACCGTCTTTGTAGACGAGGGTAGAACTCTGAAGCGTATTCGACCTCGTGCTAAAGGTCGTGCTGATCGCATCCTCAAGCGGTCTTGCCACATTACTGTCAAGGTTGCTGAGAAATAAGGAGACGATCAGATGGGTCAGAAAGTACATCCTACTGGCATTCGCCTCGGTATCGTCAAGGATCATACCTCTGTATGGTACGCCGACGGCCGGGAGTATGCGGACAAGCTGATTACCGATTTGCAGGTTCGCGAGTATATCCAGGAGAAGCTGAAAAGCGCCTCCATTAGCCGTGTGGACATTCATCGTCCATCACAGAGCGCACGCATCACCATCCACACTGCCCGTCCCGGTATCGTGATTGGTAAGAAAGGTGAAGATGTTGAGAAGCTGCGCGCTGAAATTTCCAAGATGATGAACGTGCCTGTGCACATCAACATCGAGGAAGTTCGTAAGCCTGAGCTGGACGCCATGCTCGTTGCGCAGAACATTTGTGGTCAGTTGGAGCGTCGTGTGATGTTCCGTCGTGCCATGAAGCGTTCTGTGCAGAACACCATGCGTCTGGGTGCCAAGGGAATCAAAATTCAAATCAGCGGCCGCCTCGGTGGTGCTGAGATTGCCCGCACCGAGTGGTACCGGGAAGGTCGTGTACCTCTGCACACTTTGCGTGCAGATATCGACTACGCCAACTACGAAGCTATGACTACGTACGGCATCCTGGGTGTTAAGGTTTGGATCTTCAAAGGCGAAGTTATTGGTGGCGCTCAACAAGAAGTTGAAGCCCCGAAACCCGCCAAGAAGAAAGCGGCTAAATAAGGAGTACGCATATGTTAATGCCAAAGCGTACGAAGTTTCGTAAGCAACAGAAGGGCCGCAACCGCGGTCTGGCTCAGCGTGGCAGTAAAGTCAGCTTCGGTGAGTATGCTCTGAAAGCAACCGGTCGTGGTCGTATCACCGCTCGTCAAATCGAAGCGGCGCGTCGTGCCATGACTCGTCACATCAAGCGTGGTGGTAAAATCTGGATTCGGGTTTTCCCCGATAAGCCAATTACCGGTAAGCCGCTTGAAGTGCGTCAGGGTAAGGGTAAAGGTAACGTTGAATACTGGATTTGCCAGATTCAGCCAGGCCGTGTTTTGTACGAAATGGAAGGTGTTTCCGAAGAGCTGGCTCGTGAAGCTTTTGCTCTGGCTGCAGCTAAGCTGCCTGTTGAAACCACCTTCGTTAAGCGGACGGTGATGTGATGAAAGCAACAGAACTGCGTGAAAAATCTGTCGAGGAGCTGAACACTCAGCTTCTGACATTGCGCCGCGATCAGTTTAACTACCGCATGCAATTGGCGACCGGTCAGCTTGGCCAGTCTCACTTGCTGAAGCAAGTTAAGCAGGATATCGCTCGGGTCAAAACTGTGCTTAATGAGAAAGCAGGTAACTAAGATGGCTGACACAGAAAAGAAAGTGCGCACTCTTAGCGGCAGGGTAGTAAGCAACAAGATGGAGAAATCCATCACGGTTCTCGTTGAGCGCCAGGTGAAGCACGACATTTACGGTAAGTACATGAAGCGCTCTACTAAGTTGCATGCCCATGACGCAAATAATGAGTGCAATATTGGTGATGTAGTGACTATTCGCGAAACCAAGCCTTTTTCGAAGACTAAGTCTTTCGAGCTGGTTTCTGTCGATGAGAAAGCTACTCAGATCTAAATTGGATCTAGTCTCGGGCTGGTGAGGCCCGAGTACGGAGAAAGAAGATGATTCAAACACAATCAATGCTTGATGTTGCTGATAACAGCGGCGCTCGTCGAGTTATGTGTATCAAGGTCCTGGGTGGTTCCCACCGTCGTTATGCCGGTGTAGGTGACATCATCAAGGTGACCGTTAAGGAAGCGATTCCTCGTGGTAAGGTCAAGAAGGGCCAGGTTATGAACGCTGTTGTCGTACGTACTCGTAAGGGTGTGCGTCGTCCAGATGGGTCTCTGATCCGTTTTGACGGCAACGCTGCAGTACTGCTCAACGCCAGTAACCAGCCGATTGGTACACGTATCTTCGGACCTGTTACTCGTGAGCTGCGCGGTGAACAGTTCATGAAGATTATTTCTCTCGCACCTGAAGTGCTGTAAGGAGAGGATTCGAACATGCGTAAAATCAAAAAAGACGATGAAGTCATCGTTATTGCGGGAAAAGACAAGGGTAAGCGCGGCAAAGTCGTAAAAGTAAACGACGATGGCAAGCTTATCGTGTCTGGTATCAATATGGTGAAGAAGCACACCAAGCCTAACCCAATGCTGGGTAAGCCTGGTGGCATCGTAGAGAAGGAGGCCGCTATTCAAGCCTCTAACGTCGCCATTTTTAATCCCGAAACTCAAAAAGCTGACCGTGTTGGTTTTGATGGGGCAGGCAAGGACAAAGTCCGTGTCTTTAAGTCCAGTAAGTCGAAAATCGACGGTTAATTTGGCTAGGTAACGATCATGGCAAGATTAAAAGAGATCTATAACAATGAGCTGGTACTTAAGCTGAAAGAAGAGCTGAGTCTGGCTAATGTAAACGAGGTGCCGAAAATCACCAAGATCACCCTGAACATGGGTCTTGGCGAAGCGGTAGCGGACAAGAAGGTCATCGAGCACGCAGTAGCTGACATGGAGAAGATCGCCGGTCAAAAAGCTGTTGTGACAAAGGCTCGTAAATCTGTAGCGGGCTTTAAGGTTCGTGAAGGTTGGCCGATTGGCGTTAAGGTAACTCTGCGCAGTGAGCGCATGTATGAGTTCCTGGATCGCCTGCTGTCTATGTCCATTCCTCGTATCCGTGATTTCCGTGGCCTGAATGCTAAGTCATTCGACGGTCGTGGAAACTACAGCATGGGTGTTAAAGAGCAGATCATGTTCCCGGAAATCGATTACGATCAGATCGATACTATCCGCGGGCTTGATATCACTGTTACTACCTCTGCTCGTACAGATGACGAAGGTCGGGCGCTGTTAAAAGCGTTCAACTTCCCATTTAGAAACTAGGAAGGCGTAGTCTTATGGCAAAAATTGCAATGAAACAGCGTGAGCTGAAGCGTACTCGTACTGTTGAAAAGTACGCCGCCAAGCGAGCTGCTGTGAAGGCTGTATTGGCTGATACGAACGCAACCGAAGAAGAGAAGTGGGATGCCCAGATTGCGCTGCAGAAAATGCCGCGCGATGCGAGCCCTGCTCGTCAGCGTAACCGCTGCCGGGTAACTGGTCGTCCACACGGTTATCTTCGCAAGTTCGGCCTTAGCCGAATCAAGCTTCGTGAAGCCGCAATGCGTGGTGATGTTCCCGGCCTGGTCAAGGCCAGCTGGTAAGTCACTGAATTTCGTTTAGGAGAATTTAGACATGAGTATGCAGGACCCGTTAGCAGATATGCTAACTCGTATCCGTAATGCCCAGATGGCAGAGAAAGCCTCTGTCAGCATGCCCTCCTCCAAGATCAAGGTCGCCGTGGCCCAGGTCCTGAAGGATGAAGGCTATGTGGGAGATGTTTCTGTCGAGGGTGAAGGTAAGCCAGTGTTGAGCATTGCGCTCAAGTACTTTGAAGGCAAGCCGGTGATCGAGGAGCTTAAGCGCTCTAGCCGTCCCGGTCTGCGTGCCTACTCCGGCAAGTCAGATCTTCCCAAGGTCAATGGCGGCCTGGGTGTTGCCATCGTCTCCACCAACCGTGGTGTGATGACTGACCGTGCTGCTCGCGCTGCTGGCGTGGGTGGTGAAATTTTGTGCACCGTATTCTAAGGGGGAACTATGTCTCGAGTAGCTAAAGCCCCAGTAGAAATCCCGAGCGGTGTTGAAATCACTCTTAACGGACAGGATCTGTCTATCAAGGGTGGCAAGGGTACTCTGCAGCTGGGCATTCACGGAAATGTTGAAGTCAAGCAGGAAGAGAATGTACTGACTTTTGCGCCACGCGATGGTGCTAAGCAGTCTCGTGCGCTGGCGGGTACTACCCGTGCGTTGGTCAACAACATGGTTGTTGGCGTAACCCAGGGTTACGAGAAAAAATTGCAGTTGATCGGTGTTGGTTATCGTGCGGCGTCCAAGGGTAACACTTTGAACCTTACCCTCGGTTTCTCGCATCCGGTAAATTACGACCTTCCCGAAGGTGTAACTGCAGAAACACCAAGCCAGACTGAAGTTGTTATCAAAGGTATCGACAAGCAGTTGGTTGGACAGGTTGCGGCTGAGATTCGCGCGTTCCGTCCGCCTGAGCCTTATAAGGGCAAGGGTGTTCGCTATGCTGACGAATATGTACGTCGTAAAGAGGCTAAGAAGAAGTAAGGTGGGGCATTGATATGAGCGTTAAAAGAGAATCCCGTTTGCGTCGTGCCCGCCGTGCTCGCTTTAAAATGCGTGAACTCGGCGCGGTACGTCTCAGTGTGCATCGTTCCAATCAACACATCTATGCTCAGCTGATTGCTGGGGAAGGTGACAAAGTGTTGGCCAGTGCTTCTACGCTGGATAAGGAACTGCGTGAAGGTGCGACCAGTAATGTTGAAGCGGCTCAAAAAGTCGGTGCTCTAATTGCAGAGCGCGGCAAGGCTGCAGGCATTTCCAAGGTTGCGTTTGATCGTTCCGGTTACAAGTATCACGGTCGTGTGAAGGCTCTAGCAGATGCCGCTCGCGACGGTGGTCTGGAATTCTAAGGGTAGAAACATGGCGAACAACGAACGTAAAAGTGACGAAGGTTACATCGAGAAACTGGTTCAGGTTAACCGTGTTGCCAAGACCGTTAAAGGTGGTCGTATCTTCGGTTTTACCGCACTGACAGTAGTTGGTGATGGTAACGGTAAGGTTGGCTTCGGTCGCGGCAAGGCACGTGAAGTGCCGGTTGCCATCCAGAAAGCGATGGAAAATGCACGTCGCAATATGATTGAGGTGGATCTCGACGGTACTACTTTGCAGTACCCGGTTAAGGCCCGCCACGGCGCATCCAAGGTTTACATGCAGCCAGCATCTGAAGGTACCGGTGTTATCGCCGGTGGTGCGATGCGTGCTGTACTGGAAGTTGCCGGTGTCCATAACGTACTGGCCAAGTGCTACGGATCGACAAATCCTGTGAACGTCGTTTATGCGACCTTCAAGGGTTTGAAAGAGATGCGTGCACCTGCGTCGGTGGCTGCCAAGCGTGGCAAGTCTGTCGAAGATATTCTGGGGTAGAACAATGGCTGAGAAAACGATCAAAGTAACTCTGGTCCGCTCAACCAACGGTCGCCTTAAGAATCACAAGGCTTGTGTCCTTGGTCTTGGGCTGCGCCGTATTGGTCACACTGTAGAAGTGGAAGACACTCCTTCAGTGCGCGGTATGATCAACAAAGTATCTTACATGGTACAGGTTGAGGGAGAGTAATTATGGAACTTAATACCCTTGCACCTGCTCCTGGTAGCCGTAAGGCCGGCAAACGTGTCGGTCGTGGTATCGGTAGCGGATTTGGTAAGACCTGTGGCCGTGGTCACAAAGGTCTGAAGTCCCGTTCGGGTGGTAGTGTAAAGCCTGGGTTTGAAGGGGGTCAGCAGCCGCTGGCTCGCCGTCTTCCCAAGTATGGCTTTAGCTCACGCCTGGCTCGTGTAACTGCCGAGGTTCGTTTGAACGAACTGGCATTGGTAGAAGCTGATGTGATTGATGTTGAAGCCCTTAAGGCTGCCAACATTATTAACAACAGCATGCTGCGTGCGAAGGTTGTGTTGTCTGGCGAGATCACCAAGGCTGTAACCCTGAAAGGGTTGCGTGTCACTAAAGGTGCTCGCGCTGCAATTGAAGCTGCCGGCGGTAAGATCGAGGAATAAATGGCTAAGAAAGGATCATCCCCTGCAATGGGTAATCAAAGCGGCCTCAGTGAACTGTGGGCCCGTCTACGCTTTGTCTTATTGGCAATTGTCGTTTATCGGATCGGTGCTCACATTCCGGTTCCGGGTATAAACCCGGACCGACTGGCGCAGCTCTTTAACCAGAACGAAGGGACTATCCTTAGCCTGTTCAATATGTTCTCGGGTGGTGCTCTGGAGAGAATGTCTGTTCTCGCCCTGGGCATCATGCCGTACATATCGGCATCGATCATCATGCAGTTGATGTCGGTTGTCAGTCCACAGCTTGAGCAGTTGAAAAAAGAAGGTGAAGCTGGGCGTCGCAAGATCAGTCAGTACACCCGTTACGGTACCGTGCTTTTGGCATTGGTGCAGGGTTTCGGGATGACGGTTGGTCTGGCGAACCAGGGTATCGCTTTCTCAGCAGACGCAAGCTTCTACTTTGTCGCGATCACTACCTTTGTTACCGGTGCCGTCTTTATGATGTGGCTGGGTGAGCAGGTGACCGAGAAAGGGATTGGTAACGGCATCTCGATTCTGATTTTCGCAGGTATCGTAGCAGGTCTGCCCGGAGCTATCGGGCAGTCTTTTGAGTCGGCACGTCAGGGTGATATCAACATCATTGCCCTGCTGGCGATTGCTACACTGGCTATCGTAGTTATCGGTTTTGTTGTCTTCGTTGAAAGAGGCCAGCGCCGTATTACAGTTAACTACGCCAAGCGCCAGCAAGGCCGTAAGGTTTTTGCAGCGCAAACCAGTCACCTGCCTCTGAAGGTAAACATGGCGGGTGTTATCCCGGCTATCTTTGCCAGCAGCATCCTACTGTTCCCGGCATCGATCGGTCAGTGGTTTGGTCAGAGTGAAGGAATGGAATGGTTGCAGGATATCGCCTTGGCGATAGGCCCTGGCCAGCCGCTGAACATTGTCTTGTTCTCGGCCGGTATCATCTTCTTCTGCTTCTTCTACACTGCGTTGGTGTTTAACCCGAATGATGTGGCCGACAACTTAAAGAAGTCGGGCGCCTTTATTCCCGGTATTCGTCCCGGTGAGCAGTCTGCGCGTTATATCGATAGCGTGTTGACTCGGCTGACCTTGTTCGGTGCTCTTTATATGACTGCTGTGTGTCTGCTTCCGCAGTTCCTGGTAGTCGCATGGAACGTACCGTTCTACCTTGGTGGAACTTCATTGTTGATCGTGGTTGTGGTGGTGATGGACTTTATGTCTCAGGTACAGTCACACCTGATGTCACATCAGTATGAATCCTTGATGAAGAAATCTAACCTGAAGGGCTATGGTAGCGGCGGCCTGCTGCGCTAAGTCTGACCGGTTAGCTTTGGAGTAGATTATGAAAGTTCGTGCATCAGTGAAGAAGATCTGCAGAAACTGCAAGATCATTCGTCGCAACGGTTCCGTCCGTGTTATCTGCAGTGCTGAGCCTCGCCACAAGCAGCGCCAGGGCTAAACAGATAACGGATCCGCAAGTTTACCGCCTGATCAGCTGTGCTGGTCAGGCGGTTGATTTATTAATCATCAGAAGGTATGCTGTCCCGCCTTTTGGGATGGCCCCTGTTTTGGGGTGCCTTTGTCCGTAAAAATATGGAGTAAATTGAATGGCCCGTATAGCTGGCGTCAATATTCCAGATAACAAACACGCTGTTATCTCTCTTACCTATATCTATGGTGTAGGTAAAACAACTGCTCAGCAGCTGTGCGTGGAAACCGGAATTGATCCGGTCGCCAAAATCAGCTCTTTGAGCGAAGATCAGGTTGATACGCTTCGCTCTGCCGTTTCCAAGCTGAACACCGAAGGTGATCTGCGTCGGGAAGTGAGCATGAACATCAAGCGTCTCATGGATTTGGGTTGCTACCGCGGTCTGCGTCATCGTCGCAGTCTTCCACTTCGCGGCCAGCGTACCAAAACCAACGCGCGTACTCGTAAGGGTCCTCGCAAGCCGATTCGCAAGTAAAATACTTGGGCTTGCTTTGGCAGGCGCTGAGTCAATTATTTAAAACAGGAATGATTCTGATATGGCAAAGCCAGGTACTAGATCACGTAAAAAGGTGAAAAAGACGGTTGTTGACGGGGTTGCCCACATCCACGCGTCTTTTAACAATACTATCGTGACCATTACCGATCGTCAGGGTAACGCATTGTCCTGGGCCACCGCTGGTGGTTCTGGTTTCCGTGGTTCTCGTAAGAGCACCCCGTTCGCAGCTCAGGTAGCTGCCGAGCGTGCAGGAAATGCGGCCGCTGAATACGGTCTGAAGAATTTAGACGTCTGTGTAAAAGGACCTGGCCCAGGCCGGGAATCTGCTATACGCGCTCTAAATGCTTGTGGTTACAAAATCACCAACATTACCGATGTGACACCGATACCTCACAACGGTTGTCGTCCACCCAAGAAGCGCCGCGTGTAAGCAGGAGACGGTTAAATGGCTAGATATATAGGTCCCAAGTGTAAACTGTCTCGTCGCGAAGGTACTGATCTGTTCTTGAAGAGTGGCGCTCGTGCGCTGGACTCCAAGTGTCAGCTCGAAACACCTCCCGGACAGCATGGTCAGCGTCGTACACGTTTGTCTGACTACGGTCTTCAGTTGCGTGAGAAGCAAAAAGTTCGTCGTATCTACGGCGTGCTCGAAAAGCAGTTCCGTAACTACTACAAGGAAGCTGATCGCC
The nucleotide sequence above comes from Aestuariirhabdus haliotis. Encoded proteins:
- the rplX gene encoding 50S ribosomal protein L24 produces the protein MRKIKKDDEVIVIAGKDKGKRGKVVKVNDDGKLIVSGINMVKKHTKPNPMLGKPGGIVEKEAAIQASNVAIFNPETQKADRVGFDGAGKDKVRVFKSSKSKIDG
- the rplV gene encoding 50S ribosomal protein L22 codes for the protein MQEIAAVHKGANISAQKTRLVADQIRGKSVDEALNILSFSKKKAAELLKKVLESAIANAEHNEGADVDELKVTTVFVDEGRTLKRIRPRAKGRADRILKRSCHITVKVAEK
- the secY gene encoding preprotein translocase subunit SecY produces the protein MAKKGSSPAMGNQSGLSELWARLRFVLLAIVVYRIGAHIPVPGINPDRLAQLFNQNEGTILSLFNMFSGGALERMSVLALGIMPYISASIIMQLMSVVSPQLEQLKKEGEAGRRKISQYTRYGTVLLALVQGFGMTVGLANQGIAFSADASFYFVAITTFVTGAVFMMWLGEQVTEKGIGNGISILIFAGIVAGLPGAIGQSFESARQGDINIIALLAIATLAIVVIGFVVFVERGQRRITVNYAKRQQGRKVFAAQTSHLPLKVNMAGVIPAIFASSILLFPASIGQWFGQSEGMEWLQDIALAIGPGQPLNIVLFSAGIIFFCFFYTALVFNPNDVADNLKKSGAFIPGIRPGEQSARYIDSVLTRLTLFGALYMTAVCLLPQFLVVAWNVPFYLGGTSLLIVVVVVMDFMSQVQSHLMSHQYESLMKKSNLKGYGSGGLLR
- the rplE gene encoding 50S ribosomal protein L5; translation: MARLKEIYNNELVLKLKEELSLANVNEVPKITKITLNMGLGEAVADKKVIEHAVADMEKIAGQKAVVTKARKSVAGFKVREGWPIGVKVTLRSERMYEFLDRLLSMSIPRIRDFRGLNAKSFDGRGNYSMGVKEQIMFPEIDYDQIDTIRGLDITVTTSARTDDEGRALLKAFNFPFRN
- the rpsC gene encoding 30S ribosomal protein S3; this encodes MGQKVHPTGIRLGIVKDHTSVWYADGREYADKLITDLQVREYIQEKLKSASISRVDIHRPSQSARITIHTARPGIVIGKKGEDVEKLRAEISKMMNVPVHINIEEVRKPELDAMLVAQNICGQLERRVMFRRAMKRSVQNTMRLGAKGIKIQISGRLGGAEIARTEWYREGRVPLHTLRADIDYANYEAMTTYGILGVKVWIFKGEVIGGAQQEVEAPKPAKKKAAK
- the rplN gene encoding 50S ribosomal protein L14; this encodes MIQTQSMLDVADNSGARRVMCIKVLGGSHRRYAGVGDIIKVTVKEAIPRGKVKKGQVMNAVVVRTRKGVRRPDGSLIRFDGNAAVLLNASNQPIGTRIFGPVTRELRGEQFMKIISLAPEVL
- the rpsK gene encoding 30S ribosomal protein S11; amino-acid sequence: MAKPGTRSRKKVKKTVVDGVAHIHASFNNTIVTITDRQGNALSWATAGGSGFRGSRKSTPFAAQVAAERAGNAAAEYGLKNLDVCVKGPGPGRESAIRALNACGYKITNITDVTPIPHNGCRPPKKRRV
- the rpsH gene encoding 30S ribosomal protein S8 translates to MSMQDPLADMLTRIRNAQMAEKASVSMPSSKIKVAVAQVLKDEGYVGDVSVEGEGKPVLSIALKYFEGKPVIEELKRSSRPGLRAYSGKSDLPKVNGGLGVAIVSTNRGVMTDRAARAAGVGGEILCTVF
- the rplF gene encoding 50S ribosomal protein L6, whose product is MSRVAKAPVEIPSGVEITLNGQDLSIKGGKGTLQLGIHGNVEVKQEENVLTFAPRDGAKQSRALAGTTRALVNNMVVGVTQGYEKKLQLIGVGYRAASKGNTLNLTLGFSHPVNYDLPEGVTAETPSQTEVVIKGIDKQLVGQVAAEIRAFRPPEPYKGKGVRYADEYVRRKEAKKK
- the rplR gene encoding 50S ribosomal protein L18 — translated: MSVKRESRLRRARRARFKMRELGAVRLSVHRSNQHIYAQLIAGEGDKVLASASTLDKELREGATSNVEAAQKVGALIAERGKAAGISKVAFDRSGYKYHGRVKALADAARDGGLEF
- the rpsN gene encoding 30S ribosomal protein S14, with translation MAKIAMKQRELKRTRTVEKYAAKRAAVKAVLADTNATEEEKWDAQIALQKMPRDASPARQRNRCRVTGRPHGYLRKFGLSRIKLREAAMRGDVPGLVKASW
- the rpsS gene encoding 30S ribosomal protein S19, translated to MPRSLKKGPFIDLHLLKKVEDAVEKNDKRPIKTWSRRSMILPQMVGLTIAVHNGRQHVPVFVNEDMVGHKLGEFAATRTYRGHAADKKAKKR
- the rpsM gene encoding 30S ribosomal protein S13; translated protein: MARIAGVNIPDNKHAVISLTYIYGVGKTTAQQLCVETGIDPVAKISSLSEDQVDTLRSAVSKLNTEGDLRREVSMNIKRLMDLGCYRGLRHRRSLPLRGQRTKTNARTRKGPRKPIRK
- the rplO gene encoding 50S ribosomal protein L15; this translates as MELNTLAPAPGSRKAGKRVGRGIGSGFGKTCGRGHKGLKSRSGGSVKPGFEGGQQPLARRLPKYGFSSRLARVTAEVRLNELALVEADVIDVEALKAANIINNSMLRAKVVLSGEITKAVTLKGLRVTKGARAAIEAAGGKIEE
- the rpmJ gene encoding 50S ribosomal protein L36, with protein sequence MKVRASVKKICRNCKIIRRNGSVRVICSAEPRHKQRQG
- the rpsE gene encoding 30S ribosomal protein S5 codes for the protein MANNERKSDEGYIEKLVQVNRVAKTVKGGRIFGFTALTVVGDGNGKVGFGRGKAREVPVAIQKAMENARRNMIEVDLDGTTLQYPVKARHGASKVYMQPASEGTGVIAGGAMRAVLEVAGVHNVLAKCYGSTNPVNVVYATFKGLKEMRAPASVAAKRGKSVEDILG
- the rplP gene encoding 50S ribosomal protein L16, with product MLMPKRTKFRKQQKGRNRGLAQRGSKVSFGEYALKATGRGRITARQIEAARRAMTRHIKRGGKIWIRVFPDKPITGKPLEVRQGKGKGNVEYWICQIQPGRVLYEMEGVSEELAREAFALAAAKLPVETTFVKRTVM
- the rpsQ gene encoding 30S ribosomal protein S17, producing MADTEKKVRTLSGRVVSNKMEKSITVLVERQVKHDIYGKYMKRSTKLHAHDANNECNIGDVVTIRETKPFSKTKSFELVSVDEKATQI
- the rpmD gene encoding 50S ribosomal protein L30, with product MAEKTIKVTLVRSTNGRLKNHKACVLGLGLRRIGHTVEVEDTPSVRGMINKVSYMVQVEGE
- the rpmC gene encoding 50S ribosomal protein L29, with translation MKATELREKSVEELNTQLLTLRRDQFNYRMQLATGQLGQSHLLKQVKQDIARVKTVLNEKAGN